A part of Anolis sagrei isolate rAnoSag1 chromosome 3, rAnoSag1.mat, whole genome shotgun sequence genomic DNA contains:
- the SPMIP5 gene encoding sperm-associated microtubule inner protein 5: MNAFRRQVDESHPLLPGYTGYIPLRFYRIGTSYGNDSVWCVNTFRDATQRRNDQMNELRCIAATDPQLPPICSNEDTLNVLDDYNYKHHPNMLGPVETRRDLLEPPIPGWTGFVPRSKVTEFGHGVRYHTMAENCYQDFKNSLDRVQRDYTIQQPIKEIIITKPKEPHPHQRFYRPEGMLPKYTGHIPHERSGIGKTFGNVCRSCSVCNHSDVSYGAYLKKKHKAEAVQESIKEDEKALPASCFENESRQ, from the exons ATGAATGCCTTCCGGCGACAAGTAGATGAAAGCCACCCTTTGCTACCTGGATATACAG GCTACATTCCTCTTAGATTTTACCGAATTGGAACCAGCTATGGAAATGATTCTGTTTGGTGTGTCAACACATTTCGTGATGCAACTCAGCGGAGAAATGACCAAATGAATGAATTGAGATGTATTGCAGCTACAGACCCACAACTACCACCCATCTGCTCCAATGAAGATACATTAAATGTACTTGATGACTATAATTACAAACATCATCCCAATATGCTGG GACCTGTAGAGACAAGAAGGGATCTGCTGGAGCCACCCATACCAGGATGGACTGGCTTTGTGCCCAGGTCAAAGGTCACAGAATTTGGTCATGGAGTACGCTATCATACCATGGCAGAAAATTGTTACCAAGATTTTAAGAATTCTTTGGATAGAGTTCAGCGTGATTATACGATCCAGCAACCCAT taaagaaataataataaccaaaccCAAAGAACCTCATCCACACCAGCGATTCTATAGACCAGAAGGAATGTTACCCAAGTATACAGGACACATTCCAC ATGAACGTTCTGGCATTGGAAAAACCTTTGGGAATGTGTGCAGAAGCTGTTCTGTTTGTAATCACTCTGATGTGAGTTATGGAGCTTATCTTAAGAAGAAGCACAAGGCTGAAGCAGTTCAAGAGTCTATCAAGGAAGATGAGAAAGCCTTACCTGCTTCATGTTTTGAAAATGAAAGTAGACAATAA